A single Xiphias gladius isolate SHS-SW01 ecotype Sanya breed wild chromosome 18, ASM1685928v1, whole genome shotgun sequence DNA region contains:
- the LOC120804178 gene encoding poly(rC)-binding protein 2-like isoform X2, with product MDSSLVEGGLNVTLTIRLLMHGKEVGSIIGKKGESVKKMREESGARINISEGNCPERIITLAGPTTSIFKAFSMIIEKLEEDISTSMTNSTATSKPPVTMRLVVPASQCGSLIGKGGCKIKEIRESAGAQVQVAGDMLPNSTERAITVAGTPQSIIECVKQICVVMLESPPKGVTIPYRPKPSGSPVIFAGGQAYAVQGQHAIPQPDLTKLHQLAMQQSPFPIAHSNQGFQAGMDASAQTGSHELTIPNDLIGCIIGRQGAKINEIRQMSGAQIKIANPVEGSTDRQVTITGSHASISLAEYLINARLSSEATGLAAN from the exons ATGGACTCAAGTCTGGTTGAAGGAGGACTTAATGTCACCTTAACCATCAGGCTACTCATGCATGGGAAG GAGGTTGGAAGCATCATTGGCAAG AAGGGAGAGTCAGTTAagaagatgagagaggag AGTGGTGCTCGCATCAACATATCAGAGGGGAATTGTCCGGAGAGGATCATAACCCTTGCGGGACCCACGACCTCCATTTTCAAAGCCTTCTCCATGATCATTGAGAAACTGGAGGAG GACATCAGCACCTCAATGACTAACAGTACGGCCACCAGCAAACCGCCAGTCACCATGCGCCTCGTTGTGCCTGCCAGCCAGTGTGGCTCACTCATTGGCAAGGGTGGCTGCAAGATCAAGGAGATCAGAGAG TCAGCAGGAGCTCAGGTACAAGTAGCAGGGGACATGTTGCCCAACTCAACAGAGCGTGCCATCACCGTTGCAGGGACCCCTCAGTCCATTATTGAGTGTGTCAAGCAGATCTGTGTCGTCATGCTTGAG tCTCCACCAAAGGGAGTGACTATCCCATACAGACCCAAACCCTCAGGCTCTCCTGTCATCTTTGCAGGTGGTCAG GCATATGCTGTCCAAGGGCAGCACGCCATTCCACAGCCTGAT CTCACCAAACTTCACCAGCTGGCCATGCAGCAGAGCCCCTTCCCCATTGCACATAGCAACCAGGGCTTCCAGG CTGGGATGGATGCCTCTGCACAAACTGGCTCTCATGAGCTGACCATTCCAAACGAT ctcatcgGCTGCATCATTGGCCGTCAGGGCGCAAAGATAAATGAGATCCGTCAGATGTCAGGGGCTCAGATCAAGATTGCCAACCCTGTGGAGGGCTCAACTGACAGACAGGTCACCATCACTGGCTCCCATGCTAGCATCAGCCTGGCTGAGTACCTGATCAATGCCCG GCTGTCTTCTGAAGCTACTGGACTGGCAGCCAACTGA
- the LOC120804178 gene encoding poly(rC)-binding protein 2-like isoform X1, producing the protein MDSSLVEGGLNVTLTIRLLMHGKEVGSIIGKKGESVKKMREESGARINISEGNCPERIITLAGPTTSIFKAFSMIIEKLEEDISTSMTNSTATSKPPVTMRLVVPASQCGSLIGKGGCKIKEIRESAGAQVQVAGDMLPNSTERAITVAGTPQSIIECVKQICVVMLESPPKGVTIPYRPKPSGSPVIFAGGQAYAVQGQHAIPQPDVSEGPSLTKLHQLAMQQSPFPIAHSNQGFQAGMDASAQTGSHELTIPNDLIGCIIGRQGAKINEIRQMSGAQIKIANPVEGSTDRQVTITGSHASISLAEYLINARLSSEATGLAAN; encoded by the exons ATGGACTCAAGTCTGGTTGAAGGAGGACTTAATGTCACCTTAACCATCAGGCTACTCATGCATGGGAAG GAGGTTGGAAGCATCATTGGCAAG AAGGGAGAGTCAGTTAagaagatgagagaggag AGTGGTGCTCGCATCAACATATCAGAGGGGAATTGTCCGGAGAGGATCATAACCCTTGCGGGACCCACGACCTCCATTTTCAAAGCCTTCTCCATGATCATTGAGAAACTGGAGGAG GACATCAGCACCTCAATGACTAACAGTACGGCCACCAGCAAACCGCCAGTCACCATGCGCCTCGTTGTGCCTGCCAGCCAGTGTGGCTCACTCATTGGCAAGGGTGGCTGCAAGATCAAGGAGATCAGAGAG TCAGCAGGAGCTCAGGTACAAGTAGCAGGGGACATGTTGCCCAACTCAACAGAGCGTGCCATCACCGTTGCAGGGACCCCTCAGTCCATTATTGAGTGTGTCAAGCAGATCTGTGTCGTCATGCTTGAG tCTCCACCAAAGGGAGTGACTATCCCATACAGACCCAAACCCTCAGGCTCTCCTGTCATCTTTGCAGGTGGTCAG GCATATGCTGTCCAAGGGCAGCACGCCATTCCACAGCCTGATGTAAGTGAAGGGCCCTCT CTCACCAAACTTCACCAGCTGGCCATGCAGCAGAGCCCCTTCCCCATTGCACATAGCAACCAGGGCTTCCAGG CTGGGATGGATGCCTCTGCACAAACTGGCTCTCATGAGCTGACCATTCCAAACGAT ctcatcgGCTGCATCATTGGCCGTCAGGGCGCAAAGATAAATGAGATCCGTCAGATGTCAGGGGCTCAGATCAAGATTGCCAACCCTGTGGAGGGCTCAACTGACAGACAGGTCACCATCACTGGCTCCCATGCTAGCATCAGCCTGGCTGAGTACCTGATCAATGCCCG GCTGTCTTCTGAAGCTACTGGACTGGCAGCCAACTGA
- the LOC120804178 gene encoding poly(rC)-binding protein 2-like isoform X3: MDSSLVEGGLNVTLTIRLLMHGKEVGSIIGKKGESVKKMREESGARINISEGNCPERIITLAGPTTSIFKAFSMIIEKLEEDISTSMTNSTATSKPPVTMRLVVPASQCGSLIGKGGCKIKEIRESAGAQVQVAGDMLPNSTERAITVAGTPQSIIECVKQICVVMLESPPKGVTIPYRPKPSGSPVIFAGGQAYAVQGQHAIPQPDVSEGPSLTKLHQLAMQQSPFPIAHSNQGFQAGMDASAQTGSHELTIPNDLIGCIIGRQGAKINEIRQMSGAQIKIANPVEGSTDRQVTITGSHASISLAEYLINAR, from the exons ATGGACTCAAGTCTGGTTGAAGGAGGACTTAATGTCACCTTAACCATCAGGCTACTCATGCATGGGAAG GAGGTTGGAAGCATCATTGGCAAG AAGGGAGAGTCAGTTAagaagatgagagaggag AGTGGTGCTCGCATCAACATATCAGAGGGGAATTGTCCGGAGAGGATCATAACCCTTGCGGGACCCACGACCTCCATTTTCAAAGCCTTCTCCATGATCATTGAGAAACTGGAGGAG GACATCAGCACCTCAATGACTAACAGTACGGCCACCAGCAAACCGCCAGTCACCATGCGCCTCGTTGTGCCTGCCAGCCAGTGTGGCTCACTCATTGGCAAGGGTGGCTGCAAGATCAAGGAGATCAGAGAG TCAGCAGGAGCTCAGGTACAAGTAGCAGGGGACATGTTGCCCAACTCAACAGAGCGTGCCATCACCGTTGCAGGGACCCCTCAGTCCATTATTGAGTGTGTCAAGCAGATCTGTGTCGTCATGCTTGAG tCTCCACCAAAGGGAGTGACTATCCCATACAGACCCAAACCCTCAGGCTCTCCTGTCATCTTTGCAGGTGGTCAG GCATATGCTGTCCAAGGGCAGCACGCCATTCCACAGCCTGATGTAAGTGAAGGGCCCTCT CTCACCAAACTTCACCAGCTGGCCATGCAGCAGAGCCCCTTCCCCATTGCACATAGCAACCAGGGCTTCCAGG CTGGGATGGATGCCTCTGCACAAACTGGCTCTCATGAGCTGACCATTCCAAACGAT ctcatcgGCTGCATCATTGGCCGTCAGGGCGCAAAGATAAATGAGATCCGTCAGATGTCAGGGGCTCAGATCAAGATTGCCAACCCTGTGGAGGGCTCAACTGACAGACAGGTCACCATCACTGGCTCCCATGCTAGCATCAGCCTGGCTGAGTACCTGATCAATGCCCGGTAA